In a genomic window of Parus major isolate Abel chromosome 26, Parus_major1.1, whole genome shotgun sequence:
- the KCNC4 gene encoding potassium voltage-gated channel subfamily C member 4 isoform X1 — protein MQGSIFPARFSLGLQALPLVQLRVLWVWSYASLHPLRIRPWKLWSCSHTWSRAFSVSRLCPPLLPSLNPSSSPGGRVHAVGISHPPKSMISSVCVSSYRGRKSGNKPPSKTCLKEEMGKGEESDKITINVGGTRHETYKSTLRTLPGTRLAWLADPDAQSNFDFDGKSNEFFFDRHPGIFSYVLNYYRTGKLHCPADICGPLFEEELTYWGIDETDVEPCCWMTYRQHRDAEEALDIFESPEPGGGAGGEEPEEEGGREMALQRLGMDDRPPGAAGAAGGGGCCRNWQPKMWALFEDPYSSKAARVVAFASLFFILVSITTFCLETHEAFNIDVNVTETLVVGNTTTVLLTHKVETEPILTYIEGVCVLWFTLEFLVRIICCPDKLLFIKNLLNIIDFVAILPFYLEVGLSGLSSKAARDVLGFLRVVRFVRILRIFKLTRHFVGLRVLGHTLRASTNEFLLLIIFLALGVLIFATMIYYAERIGAKTSDPTGSDHTHFKNIPIGFWWAVVTMTTLGYGDMYPKTWSGMVVGALCALAGVLTIAMPVPVIVNNFGMYYSLAMAKQKLPKKKKKHIPRPAPLDSPTYSKSEENSPRNSTQSDTCPLAVEEGATERKRSDSKQNGEANVVLSDEEQPLSPTDEEKRPMRRSSTRDKNKKSSTCFLLATGDFSCAADGGIQKGYGKSRSLSSIDGVAGSAVGLAPLASRCSSPCSLQRPCSPVPSIL, from the exons ATGCAAGGCTCGATTTTTCCAGCACGGTTTTCCCTCGGGCTCCAGGCTCTCCCGCTGGTGCAGCTCCGGGTGCTCTGGGTGTGGAGCTACGCCAGCCTCCACCCGCTCAGGATCCGGCCCTGGAAGCTGTGGAGTTGCAGTCACACTTGGAGCAGGGCTTTCTCGGTG tcCCGGCTCTgtcctcccctcctgccttcGCTGAACCCCAGCTCCTCGCCCGGAGGAAGGGTGCACGCTGTGGGCATCTCCCATCCACCGAAATCTATGATCAGCTCGGTGTGTGTCTCCTCCTACCGTGGACGCAAGTCTGGGAACAAACCACCCTCCAAAACATGCCTGAAGGAAGAGATGGGCAAAGGGGAAGAGTCGGACAAGATCACCATCAATGTAGGGGGCACCCGGCATGAGACCTACAAGAGCACCCTTCGGACATTGCCGGGCACCCGCCTGGCCTGGCTGGCTGACCCCGACGCCCAGAGCAACTTTGACTTTGATGGTAAAAGCAACGAGTTCTTCTTCGACCGTCACCCCGGGATCTTCTCCTACGTGCTCAACTACTACCGCACGGGGAAGCTGCACTGCCCCGCGGACATCTGCGGGCCCCTCTTCGAGGAGGAGCTGACCTACTGGGGCATCGACGAGACCGACGtggagccctgctgctggatgACCTACCGCCAGCACCGTGACGCCGAAGAGGCCCTGGACATCTTTGAGAGTCCCGAACCTGGTGGAGGGGCTGGCGGAGAGGAGCCCGAAGAGGAAGGGGGTAGGGAGATGGCCCTTCAGCGCCTGGGCATGGATGACAGGCCCCCAGGGGCGGCAGGGGCTGCCGGAGGGGGTGGCTGCTGCCGGAACTGGCAGCCCAAGATGTGGGCGCTCTTTGAGGATCCCTACTCGTCCAAGGCGGCAAGG GTGGTTGCTTTCGCCTCGCTTTTCTTCATCCTGGTCTCCATCACAACCTTCTGCCTGGAGACGCACGAGGCCTTCAACATCGACGTCAACGTGACGGAGACCCTGGTGGTCGGCAACACCACGACGGTGCTGCTGACACACAAAGTGGAGACGGAGCCCATCCTCACCTACATCGAAGGGGTGTGCGTGCTGTGGTTTACCCTCGAGTTCCTGGTTCGCATCATCTGCTGCCCAGATAAGCTTCTCTTCATTAAAAACCTGCTCAACATCATTGACTTCGTGGCCATCTTGCCCTTCTACCTGGAGGTGGGTCTCAGTGGCCTGTCCTCCAAAGCTGCCCGGGACGTGCTGGGCTTCCTACGGGTGGTGCGCTTCGTCCGCATCCTCCGGATCTTCAAGTTGACGCGGCACTTTGTGGGTCTCCGGGTGCTGGGCCACACGCTCCGGGCCAGCACCAACGAATTCCTGCTCCTCATCATCTTCCTCGCCTTGGGGGTGTTGATTTTCGCCACCATGATCTACTATGCCGAGCGGATCGGGGCCAAGACGTCCGACCCCACCGGGAGCGACCACACTCACTTTAAGAACATCCCCATCGGGTTCTGGTGGGCCGTGGTCACGATGACGACCCTGGGCTATGGTGACATGTACCCCAAGACCTGGTCGGGGATGGTGGTGGGGGCCCTGTGCGCCCTGGCTGGGGTGCTGACCATCGCCATGCCCGTGCCCGTCATCGTCAATAACTTTGGGATGTACTATTCATTGGCCATGGCCAAGCAGAAGCTGccaaagaagaagaaaaagcatatACCCCGTCCGGCCCCGCTGGACTCCCCCACCTACAGCAAATCTGAGGAAAACTCCCCCCGGAACAGCACCCAGAGCGACACTTGCCCATTGGCAGTAGAGGAGGGGGCGACTGAGCGGAAACGGTCAG ACTCCAAGCAGAACGGTGAGGCCAACGTGGTGCTGTCGGACGAGGAGCAGCCGCTGTCCCCGACGGACGAGGAGAAGCGGCCAATGCGGCGCTCCAGCACCCGGGACAAGAACAAGAAATCCTCCACGTGCTTCCTGCTGGCCACGGGGGACTTCTCCTGTGCGGCAGACGGAGGCATCCAGAAAG
- the KCNC4 gene encoding potassium voltage-gated channel subfamily C member 4 isoform X2 codes for MQGSIFPARFSLGLQALPLVQLRVLWVWSYASLHPLRIRPWKLWSCSHTWSRAFSVSRLCPPLLPSLNPSSSPGGRVHAVGISHPPKSMISSVCVSSYRGRKSGNKPPSKTCLKEEMGKGEESDKITINVGGTRHETYKSTLRTLPGTRLAWLADPDAQSNFDFDGKSNEFFFDRHPGIFSYVLNYYRTGKLHCPADICGPLFEEELTYWGIDETDVEPCCWMTYRQHRDAEEALDIFESPEPGGGAGGEEPEEEGGREMALQRLGMDDRPPGAAGAAGGGGCCRNWQPKMWALFEDPYSSKAARVVAFASLFFILVSITTFCLETHEAFNIDVNVTETLVVGNTTTVLLTHKVETEPILTYIEGVCVLWFTLEFLVRIICCPDKLLFIKNLLNIIDFVAILPFYLEVGLSGLSSKAARDVLGFLRVVRFVRILRIFKLTRHFVGLRVLGHTLRASTNEFLLLIIFLALGVLIFATMIYYAERIGAKTSDPTGSDHTHFKNIPIGFWWAVVTMTTLGYGDMYPKTWSGMVVGALCALAGVLTIAMPVPVIVNNFGMYYSLAMAKQKLPKKKKKHIPRPAPLDSPTYSKSEENSPRNSTQSDTCPLAVEEGATERKRSDSKQNGEANVVLSDEEQPLSPTDEEKRPMRRSSTRDKNKKSSTCFLLATGDFSCAADGGIQKDSCQDTLASSYPQGEVVTFS; via the exons ATGCAAGGCTCGATTTTTCCAGCACGGTTTTCCCTCGGGCTCCAGGCTCTCCCGCTGGTGCAGCTCCGGGTGCTCTGGGTGTGGAGCTACGCCAGCCTCCACCCGCTCAGGATCCGGCCCTGGAAGCTGTGGAGTTGCAGTCACACTTGGAGCAGGGCTTTCTCGGTG tcCCGGCTCTgtcctcccctcctgccttcGCTGAACCCCAGCTCCTCGCCCGGAGGAAGGGTGCACGCTGTGGGCATCTCCCATCCACCGAAATCTATGATCAGCTCGGTGTGTGTCTCCTCCTACCGTGGACGCAAGTCTGGGAACAAACCACCCTCCAAAACATGCCTGAAGGAAGAGATGGGCAAAGGGGAAGAGTCGGACAAGATCACCATCAATGTAGGGGGCACCCGGCATGAGACCTACAAGAGCACCCTTCGGACATTGCCGGGCACCCGCCTGGCCTGGCTGGCTGACCCCGACGCCCAGAGCAACTTTGACTTTGATGGTAAAAGCAACGAGTTCTTCTTCGACCGTCACCCCGGGATCTTCTCCTACGTGCTCAACTACTACCGCACGGGGAAGCTGCACTGCCCCGCGGACATCTGCGGGCCCCTCTTCGAGGAGGAGCTGACCTACTGGGGCATCGACGAGACCGACGtggagccctgctgctggatgACCTACCGCCAGCACCGTGACGCCGAAGAGGCCCTGGACATCTTTGAGAGTCCCGAACCTGGTGGAGGGGCTGGCGGAGAGGAGCCCGAAGAGGAAGGGGGTAGGGAGATGGCCCTTCAGCGCCTGGGCATGGATGACAGGCCCCCAGGGGCGGCAGGGGCTGCCGGAGGGGGTGGCTGCTGCCGGAACTGGCAGCCCAAGATGTGGGCGCTCTTTGAGGATCCCTACTCGTCCAAGGCGGCAAGG GTGGTTGCTTTCGCCTCGCTTTTCTTCATCCTGGTCTCCATCACAACCTTCTGCCTGGAGACGCACGAGGCCTTCAACATCGACGTCAACGTGACGGAGACCCTGGTGGTCGGCAACACCACGACGGTGCTGCTGACACACAAAGTGGAGACGGAGCCCATCCTCACCTACATCGAAGGGGTGTGCGTGCTGTGGTTTACCCTCGAGTTCCTGGTTCGCATCATCTGCTGCCCAGATAAGCTTCTCTTCATTAAAAACCTGCTCAACATCATTGACTTCGTGGCCATCTTGCCCTTCTACCTGGAGGTGGGTCTCAGTGGCCTGTCCTCCAAAGCTGCCCGGGACGTGCTGGGCTTCCTACGGGTGGTGCGCTTCGTCCGCATCCTCCGGATCTTCAAGTTGACGCGGCACTTTGTGGGTCTCCGGGTGCTGGGCCACACGCTCCGGGCCAGCACCAACGAATTCCTGCTCCTCATCATCTTCCTCGCCTTGGGGGTGTTGATTTTCGCCACCATGATCTACTATGCCGAGCGGATCGGGGCCAAGACGTCCGACCCCACCGGGAGCGACCACACTCACTTTAAGAACATCCCCATCGGGTTCTGGTGGGCCGTGGTCACGATGACGACCCTGGGCTATGGTGACATGTACCCCAAGACCTGGTCGGGGATGGTGGTGGGGGCCCTGTGCGCCCTGGCTGGGGTGCTGACCATCGCCATGCCCGTGCCCGTCATCGTCAATAACTTTGGGATGTACTATTCATTGGCCATGGCCAAGCAGAAGCTGccaaagaagaagaaaaagcatatACCCCGTCCGGCCCCGCTGGACTCCCCCACCTACAGCAAATCTGAGGAAAACTCCCCCCGGAACAGCACCCAGAGCGACACTTGCCCATTGGCAGTAGAGGAGGGGGCGACTGAGCGGAAACGGTCAG ACTCCAAGCAGAACGGTGAGGCCAACGTGGTGCTGTCGGACGAGGAGCAGCCGCTGTCCCCGACGGACGAGGAGAAGCGGCCAATGCGGCGCTCCAGCACCCGGGACAAGAACAAGAAATCCTCCACGTGCTTCCTGCTGGCCACGGGGGACTTCTCCTGTGCGGCAGACGGAGGCATCCAGAAAG
- the KCNC4 gene encoding potassium voltage-gated channel subfamily C member 4 isoform X3, which produces MISSVCVSSYRGRKSGNKPPSKTCLKEEMGKGEESDKITINVGGTRHETYKSTLRTLPGTRLAWLADPDAQSNFDFDGKSNEFFFDRHPGIFSYVLNYYRTGKLHCPADICGPLFEEELTYWGIDETDVEPCCWMTYRQHRDAEEALDIFESPEPGGGAGGEEPEEEGGREMALQRLGMDDRPPGAAGAAGGGGCCRNWQPKMWALFEDPYSSKAARVVAFASLFFILVSITTFCLETHEAFNIDVNVTETLVVGNTTTVLLTHKVETEPILTYIEGVCVLWFTLEFLVRIICCPDKLLFIKNLLNIIDFVAILPFYLEVGLSGLSSKAARDVLGFLRVVRFVRILRIFKLTRHFVGLRVLGHTLRASTNEFLLLIIFLALGVLIFATMIYYAERIGAKTSDPTGSDHTHFKNIPIGFWWAVVTMTTLGYGDMYPKTWSGMVVGALCALAGVLTIAMPVPVIVNNFGMYYSLAMAKQKLPKKKKKHIPRPAPLDSPTYSKSEENSPRNSTQSDTCPLAVEEGATERKRSDSKQNGEANVVLSDEEQPLSPTDEEKRPMRRSSTRDKNKKSSTCFLLATGDFSCAADGGIQKGYGKSRSLSSIDGVAGSAVGLAPLASRCSSPCSLQRPCSPVPSIL; this is translated from the exons ATGATCAGCTCGGTGTGTGTCTCCTCCTACCGTGGACGCAAGTCTGGGAACAAACCACCCTCCAAAACATGCCTGAAGGAAGAGATGGGCAAAGGGGAAGAGTCGGACAAGATCACCATCAATGTAGGGGGCACCCGGCATGAGACCTACAAGAGCACCCTTCGGACATTGCCGGGCACCCGCCTGGCCTGGCTGGCTGACCCCGACGCCCAGAGCAACTTTGACTTTGATGGTAAAAGCAACGAGTTCTTCTTCGACCGTCACCCCGGGATCTTCTCCTACGTGCTCAACTACTACCGCACGGGGAAGCTGCACTGCCCCGCGGACATCTGCGGGCCCCTCTTCGAGGAGGAGCTGACCTACTGGGGCATCGACGAGACCGACGtggagccctgctgctggatgACCTACCGCCAGCACCGTGACGCCGAAGAGGCCCTGGACATCTTTGAGAGTCCCGAACCTGGTGGAGGGGCTGGCGGAGAGGAGCCCGAAGAGGAAGGGGGTAGGGAGATGGCCCTTCAGCGCCTGGGCATGGATGACAGGCCCCCAGGGGCGGCAGGGGCTGCCGGAGGGGGTGGCTGCTGCCGGAACTGGCAGCCCAAGATGTGGGCGCTCTTTGAGGATCCCTACTCGTCCAAGGCGGCAAGG GTGGTTGCTTTCGCCTCGCTTTTCTTCATCCTGGTCTCCATCACAACCTTCTGCCTGGAGACGCACGAGGCCTTCAACATCGACGTCAACGTGACGGAGACCCTGGTGGTCGGCAACACCACGACGGTGCTGCTGACACACAAAGTGGAGACGGAGCCCATCCTCACCTACATCGAAGGGGTGTGCGTGCTGTGGTTTACCCTCGAGTTCCTGGTTCGCATCATCTGCTGCCCAGATAAGCTTCTCTTCATTAAAAACCTGCTCAACATCATTGACTTCGTGGCCATCTTGCCCTTCTACCTGGAGGTGGGTCTCAGTGGCCTGTCCTCCAAAGCTGCCCGGGACGTGCTGGGCTTCCTACGGGTGGTGCGCTTCGTCCGCATCCTCCGGATCTTCAAGTTGACGCGGCACTTTGTGGGTCTCCGGGTGCTGGGCCACACGCTCCGGGCCAGCACCAACGAATTCCTGCTCCTCATCATCTTCCTCGCCTTGGGGGTGTTGATTTTCGCCACCATGATCTACTATGCCGAGCGGATCGGGGCCAAGACGTCCGACCCCACCGGGAGCGACCACACTCACTTTAAGAACATCCCCATCGGGTTCTGGTGGGCCGTGGTCACGATGACGACCCTGGGCTATGGTGACATGTACCCCAAGACCTGGTCGGGGATGGTGGTGGGGGCCCTGTGCGCCCTGGCTGGGGTGCTGACCATCGCCATGCCCGTGCCCGTCATCGTCAATAACTTTGGGATGTACTATTCATTGGCCATGGCCAAGCAGAAGCTGccaaagaagaagaaaaagcatatACCCCGTCCGGCCCCGCTGGACTCCCCCACCTACAGCAAATCTGAGGAAAACTCCCCCCGGAACAGCACCCAGAGCGACACTTGCCCATTGGCAGTAGAGGAGGGGGCGACTGAGCGGAAACGGTCAG ACTCCAAGCAGAACGGTGAGGCCAACGTGGTGCTGTCGGACGAGGAGCAGCCGCTGTCCCCGACGGACGAGGAGAAGCGGCCAATGCGGCGCTCCAGCACCCGGGACAAGAACAAGAAATCCTCCACGTGCTTCCTGCTGGCCACGGGGGACTTCTCCTGTGCGGCAGACGGAGGCATCCAGAAAG